The genomic stretch tcagaccgtatctcatttaatcacatttcaatttgatacgtaaattttacttccaaaatcgtccgccaattttcaagtaatttaattaactcgtaacattatacgattaattaaataatcaattaagagtgttgccctataggtatgacctagggggtcaactgatcaccaccgtcgcacgacagtaatgtcaaactctagtcagccaatcattaccgatatatgttgaccagttgacagtaacaatattacttcccaatggtattctttataatgagatttaaacatgtgatcatcatgatcaacagtcgtgatcgcattattgtcggaggacacatattccaacagttgcATGGATTTTTGCATGAGAATTTGTTGGATCAATTAGCAAAATACAAATGAGATCTCCAAAAcctaggaatacctctcctatttataggagaggaggagAAAACGTAAGAATTGAATgagcatgcaaccccgatcggggttgggcggccccgatcggggtcgtatgTTCCTCGATTAATTGGCTTAAATCCTCTCTTAATTCCTTGGAGAATCCTAAGTGGGTGAATAaatgtgcgattaatcacccggttaatgcttgCATTTGGCATCTTAAGATCTTTTGGAATCCCATGCTTTCCCCTTGACTTTAGACTTgcaatttgggcttgacttggatGTTTGATCTCATTTGTATTTTGCTAATTGATCCAACAAATTCTCATGCAAAAATCCATGCAACTTGAGGCACAAAGTCCATGCAACATCCAATCCTTAGTCCATTTGGTCTTCTTTCCTCTTAGCTTGCAATTTCTAGTACTTTGTAgttattttagctccaaaaagcttattCCCTACAAAATATGTCAAAGTATCCAAAACAACTAGAAATGCAAATATTAGCTATAAAACACTTAAGATAAGTGCTAAAGACATGTAGAAACAAGCTAatatagggggttaaaatgtataaaatatgcacttatcaaactcccccaagctaaatccttgcttgtcctcaagcaagagaccaaatcccatcaattgctatatcctaaacaagctaagcataatgatttaaaaacccaaaacaacatgggcaaggaataaagcaagacatggatgagatttacaagacgacgtagcatagaaaactttgaatgaacctttaagctcttgcatgatcttttgacttatggactctcacgggacactcaaactcttttatatgtgaaaggacaatttttgtgaattaacactcaactatcctcaacttataacaatgtgcccgtaatctaatatggtaaacatgtcaaaactagcaagcaaagacaatcaaatgtaagcatgataaagaagccaaatgggtaggaagaaggcaaataaacatgggtaaaaaagggggaacaaaagagttatggtaatgtggagctaagtcaagctagcaactaccaaaatgcaaggatgctcaatcccaattctaacccaattttgcaatttaAACCATAAGAAATTTCTCCAAAATATAATGAATAATGCTTGAGACCtcatatcttttcttcttcttcttcttctctttcttttttctttttcaatgcacacttctttttttttttttcattcattcatttttctttcttcatttttttcattttcttccattttttttcgagcattaagaccaagctcacatgacttcaaacaaccaaacatatcccaatgagcacccaaacactatccaactaagctactagctcaacaagggtaggcaattttAATGTTGTAGctaaggataaattttgtgaaggggtcaaaaaggctaaaatatcatgtgaatggctccaaaatgctaaaacaaatgaatgcatgcttaccaagaaatgacatgaagaccatacttgtgcgttttgatgtaacacacattatcaggagacacctacactcacctaagtgagaccaaataaagatgaaatggccttaaaagaggttctaccttatcaattttgtagcttgccaaaagtcaagatcaagcctattcggttcattctccatctcccacctactatgtcaagacatccccatgtagctaatattccatcattaaagaataaatcattagcaacaagctattgttaatttctctcaaaaattttcaaattgtctacactacatgcaaactacactatatgcaaatgcaatcccccccaagctaaacatcacattgtcctcaatgtgccaactatccaaatcacccaatcaaaccataaaaatggctcaaaacACAAAACAAGGACTataggttatgtttaatgggttgcaagatctaaactaatatgcaaagcaattaaaaacttactcaacttgctagcccccccccccccccaagctagcatgaattcgggggatttcttcatcaatcaactaagaaaagggccaaaaattgaaccccttcctccctttcttcttcttcttgccactaccacttgattctccttgttggccacttccacttgagtcatccccttgaagaggagtgacatactcaccaatatcttAGACACTACCAAGACCATCACCATAACTACTAATCCCACCATAGCCACTATATCCTCCATAGCCTCCTTGCAATGCCTCAGCCtcataatccgaaccacaaaagTCCGGGCCGGGTTCATATTGAGCAAATGTACCTGCATCATTGTGAGGAGGGGAAGGGGGaataggagatggaggaggaaatccacccggaggataagtatagaatgaagggtgtggcccctcgggttggataactccttgcctagcaaaatgatcatatataggatgtaatgcaagtcgttggtcatcacgaatttgattaacacctaagttcatttcccgcatcatattcatcatttctATGCTAGATGGTGACTCAATGCTAGAGGTGGAATGACGTGCTTGGGAGGATTGACCTCCCACACGTCTCTCAACGGTGGTAGTTGACTCACCTCTAAGGGCTAAATGGTAGGTCGGTCTAACAAAGGGGTCACTTCCACGACGAGGCTTAGTGTGAACCAaagcctttatttctttcttttcctcgggTAGACGAATGGAGTCTTGCCTACCTATCTTCCAAATCATGTTGGGATGAGCATCTTTAAACCAATTACAAAAAAGAAAATATTCATAATCAAGACCAACTCCCTTAGACCTAGACTCAAGCAATGGTCTCAAACCGGTAGTCTCTTGGTTAAACCTATACAAATGGTGAGCAATTTTAGTGACCAAACCACCTAAGATAATGCAACTATTCTTGGTGTTAGTttgtttggtcaagtggaccgcaaagtggtaggggatattgattccccacttctcatcaccattaacattcaaGAAAGCACCCAAGATTTCTAACTCAAtcttcctcaccgagtgaggttcatttctaccaaaaaaggtccatcccataaacctttgccaatTCCTTATGTCGGGATAATGAATAAATTGATGTGGTGTATGATCCCAACCCGGAAAAGTCAAGTGAGAAATGGCATCCCAAGTTAAAACGGGGTTATAATCATCGGGTGATTCGGTCGGTAAGTCTTTGTGAGGCAAATCAAAGATAGCGGCGAAATCCGCTAAGTCCAACTTATGTTCTTCATTAAATAAGCGAAAGGTAACAAAAACAATGAAACCGGGTTTCCTAGACCTATGAaactcgaaagagctcaagaactcaagggtgagttcgggtaAGGTCTTATAATTCATGGTGTGatttgattgtaacacccgcgaattttccatttttgacatttataatttaattaaccatctactgtcttaattatattttaaattatttaatttaaattaatttcattattaaacatgatttttataaatattatatttctaaagcttaagttatataaaaataaatattttggtcggataataataataataataatattttccgtcttgagttgtagtgggcttgagacgtaaattcTCGTGTGTATCGAATCAATCTTGCattttgggcctagtatgactaatgggctcagatactactccttcctcctcataAAAATCATGAAGGAAACCCTAACTACATCTCCCTCCTCAAAATTTCAGCACACTATATTCAACAAACACCAGTTTTACACCcttctcttacaaatcttcaaaacttcataacttgctcaattcttatccgaatcaagtgtttttcgcgtctatctcttcctctcatcgtcctccatctttctaggtaagaaaggaacCAACTTTCCTCCTTATATAGGGCTGTCGAGCCATTTATACATGGTACCTTTTTTCtaatttcgattcttagtcttaatttgtgttttcttatgtttaggagaaagattagttaatccggaagtggattcttgaaaggtagacgagtctattgtggatttaagtgcaaaaaggtaacggtgatgggttactcgacattatgtcaatttgagtgtttatatatgttatagtttgttcacatgtgtgttaaagttagattctttacatgttttttttttttttttttttttttttttggcagctgtaaatGAAGGTTTTACAAGTTCATGGCCTGCTTTGCTAGATTATGCGCAAAGCCATTGAAACGTCTCGGAATAAAGTTAAAAACTAAGCAGTGAAAAAAGCTAAAGGAAGTCCGAATATCTTCAAGGATACCCGTAATCCCGTGATCCTCCTTTTCAGTTTCCGCTAATTGAGTGACAAGTTGTAGGCAGTCCGAAGAAATATCCAAGTGGAGAAATCGCCGCTCTTGTGCCCACATCACAATATCTCGAATCCCCAAAGCTTCAGCCTGTAGAGCCGATTCCGCCCTGATACGTGCCTGCCTCCGTTCCAGCTCCCTCCCTGTGCCATCAGAAGCAATCCATCCGAAAGCCGCCTCATAATTACTATTCCAGCTAGCATCAACCTTCACACGTACCACCGCACAACTTGTCGGTAAGCCCAGAATACACACCGGGCGACCATTCCGAATAGCCAAAGCTTCCGTTTGAGGTGTCCCTTCCTCAATTTCTTTGACAGCTTGATGCTGTCTCTAATTGAAGGACTTCCACAAGATGTTTGTTTGCTCCCGGATAACTTTGAAGACCATATTGGTGATACCTTGAGATGTAAGGACCTGATCCTGATATTTAATCTTGTTTCGCACTGACCATATAACCCATAAGGTAGCTATAAAAAGGATCACCTCACGAGTCCCCTCATCTCTTTTGGAGAGAAAGCGAATCCAGTTGCATATCCAGTCGGATATAGACACGCCCCATGCTCCTTCCACCCGAATGCCTAAATCAGAGCCTGCCCAAATTCGGCTGGAAAGACCACAATCTCGAAAGAGGTGTTCGGATGTTTCCATCGCTCGTTGATCACCGCCACACATGCTACAGGAGGTATCCACCTCTATATTTTGCCTAAGGAACTCTTGTCCGAGAGGCAGAATATTGGTGATAATCTTCTAAATTAGAATTTTCCACGTCTGAGGGACTGGTAAGTTCCAAAGCACTGACCGACATAAAAGTCGGCCCCGATCGGTTAGTCTACTTTTGTCTTTAACAGTTCCTACTTTGTTCATGAAGTCCTCAAATATTAATCCATAACCACTCTTCACCGTATAAACTCCCGTCGTCGTGTATGGCCAGTAAGTCTTATCCCTCTGCCTTACTTCGCAACGTGGTATAGTAAGAATTCGGTCCGCCCATTCCCTTGTGAACAAGCCTTTTATAAAGACTTCATTCCAGTTACCATCAGAAAGAAAAAGGTGTTGGACCTGTAAAGAAGCCAGATGACTAGAATTGTGGTCCAGCCACTCAGTTCTAGGTTCCGGCCGGTCTCCCCCCACCCATCTTGCGGTCCAAACATTTAACACCGAATCAATACCAGGTTTCCATCCAATATTCTCCAGTACAAAGTTTAAACCATGAAGGATGCTGCGTATGCCCCACAAGCATCCGGACCCCTTGATAGGGGTCATCCCATGAAGAAAGACCTGTGTTCCAAAAAGTTTTTGTCTGAAGATCCTACTGAACATAGATTTTTCCCCAGACACAATTCGCCAGCCATGTTTAGCCAACAAAGCCTGATTGAGACATTGAACATTTCGAATGCCAAGTCCACCCGCACTCTTTAGTAAACTCAGAAAATTTTTGCTACACCAGTGGAGTTTATTCCCCAACTTACATCCTGCTCACCAAAATTGTGTCAAAAGAGAGTTTATCTTCTTTGCCACACTTACCGGAACTTTAAagaccgatagaaagtaattGAAGAGATTGGATAGAACCGATGAAATCAGAGTAAGTCGTCCAGCTGGTGATAGAAAAATCCGTTCCATGAAGATATGCGTCTGGTGACATGTTCAATGAGAGCAGTAAAAATCCCTTGTTTTGACTCTTTGAATTCCGCCGGGATCCCGAGGTATTTTCCAATGCCATTGTTCTTTTTTATATTGAAAGCTTGCATAATCCTTTGAGTCCTAATCAAAGTGGTGTTAGGACTAAAGAGTATCCCAGATTTCTCAATGTTTAGCCTTTGGCCTGAGGCTTCGCAATAGTCATTTATAATACGCACTAACTGGGCCACCGCCTCCCCTATCCTTGAAGAAGAACACCGAATCGTCCGCAAAGAAGAGATGTGTAATTGGCTGAACCCCCCTGACTAGTTGAATTCCATGAATTAACCTTTGCTCATTAGCGTGCTCCATGTTCCGGGAGAGGACTTCCATACACAGAATGAACAAATATGGAGATAAGGGATCACCTTGTCTCAGGCCACACCGCGGATGGAATTGTGGCAGAGGGATCCCATTCACCAGGATTTCATAGCTCACCGAAGTAACACAATTCATCATAAGTGTTATCAAATTTTGAGGAAAGCCATACCTAACCAAGACCGCCTCCAAGAAGTCCCAACGAACTCTGTCGTACGCTTTACTCATATCTGCTTTGAAAGCACATAATGCTTGTCTCCCATGCCTATGCATCGAAATTTTATTAAGGGCCTCATGGGCCACCAGAATATTGTCGCTGATGTTCCTCCCCGGGATAAAAGCATTCTGTGTTTCACTGACTAACGAACACATCACCTTTGACAAGCGGTTGGTAATGCATTTTGTCACAATTCTCATCACCACATTACAGAGACTAATTGGACGGTAATCCGAAACCCCTTCCGGGCTTTCTTTCTTTGGGATGAGTGCAATGAATGTCCTATTAAGTTCCCGTAATATCCTCCCAGAATTCAGAATGGATAAGACCGCCTTGTTAAAGTCGCCTTTGATCATAGACCAACACTTTTGGTAGAATATTGTAGGGATACCATCAGGGCCCGGAGCTTTAAGTGCACCCATTTGAAAAACTGCAGCACGAACCTCTTTAGCGGAGAAAGGACTGCTAAGACGGTCCACCTCATCCCGTGAGAAAGAGTGGTGAAGATGTTTGAGCATATCTTCAAAAACTGAACGATCTCTCCACTCCATGTTGTCAGTCGATGATGAAAAAAGGTCCATAAAGGTATTCTGGAATGCTTCCCGAATATGATCCATATCataataccaaattccatccgaccctttacttgtttgttgttaaatgagttttgtgtggaatctctcttggtg from Silene latifolia isolate original U9 population chromosome 2, ASM4854445v1, whole genome shotgun sequence encodes the following:
- the LOC141641300 gene encoding uncharacterized protein LOC141641300, with product METSEHLFRDCGLSSRIWAGSDLGIRVEGAWGVSISDWICNWIRFLSKRDEGTREVILFIATLWVIWSVRNKIKYQDQRQHQAVKEIEEGTPQTEALAIRNGRPVCILGLPTSCAVVRVKVDASWNSNYEAAFGWIASDGTGRELERRQARIRAESALQAEALGIRDIVMWAQERRFLHLDISSDCLQLVTQLAETEKEDHGITGILEDIRTSFSFFHCLVFNFIPRRFNGFAHNLAKQAMNL